In the Bartonella apihabitans genome, CAGAAAAAGATTTCGTTAGGCTTTACGGTGCGGCTATCAATCGAAACGCCCGATAATTCATCCGGCAAATTGCCGATCACCTCACCATCAATTGCTTTTTCAAGCTCGGCTTTCGTCCATAATGGCTTCATTTATGCTGTCCTTCCAAGGCCTCCGTTATTTCCTGATGGTCAGAAAACGGGTGGACTTCGGTTCCGATAATCTGCCCTTTTTCATGCCCTTTTCCGGCAACAACCAATGTATCGCCGCTTTTGAGCAGTGAAATGGCATAACGGATTGCTTCTCTTCTATCCCCGATCTCTTTGGCGCCGCTTGCCGCAGCCATAATTTCTTTGCGGATTTCGGCAGCATTTTCAGTTCGCGGGTTATCATCTGTCACAATAACAATATCGGCATATTTGGTAGCGATTTTCCCCATGATCGGGCGTTTCCCCTTGTCACGGTCACCGCCGCAGCCGAACACCACAACCACTCTTCCGGTGGTGAATGCTTTGACAGCAAGCAAAACCTGTTCCAGCGCTTCCGGTTTATGAGCGTAATCGACATAGATTGCCGCTTTGTCTTTTGTTGTTCCAACAAGTTCAAGGCGCCCCGGTGCTCCCTGCAACCGTTCAAGTGCACGGAATACTGCTGCAGCCGAAACACCGGTTGCAAGCGTGAGACCGGCTGCAACAAGCGCGTTGGAAACCTGAAAGTCGCCGGCAAGCGGTAGCGTGAACTCGAAAACTTCATTATCGACAACGCAATCAACAAATTGGCGCGAGCGTTGGTGCTCGATATGGCGCAATTTGATAAAATCACCCTTGCGTCCGACTGTTAAAACCCGACGTTTTGAACGTTTGACATGTTCGATTGCCGCTTCCGAAAACTTGTCATCGGCAAAAATAACGGCTGGCGCATCTTTGGGCAAAAGCGTGTCGAAGAGACGCATTTTTGCCCTGAAATAATCTTCGACAGTGGGATGATAATCCATATGGTCACGCCCGAGATTGGTAAAAGCTGCGGCAGCAAGATGGACACCATCAAGACGGCGCTGATCTATACCGTGGGAGGAAGCTTCCATGGCAACATGGGTCACACCTTCATCCACCAATTCGGCCAATATCTGTTGTAACCTCACCGGATCCGGCGTGGTCAAAGAACCATATTCATTTTTCGTTGGCGTAATTACGCCGATTGTTCCAATTGTCGCGGCAGCAAAACCGGCATCTTTCCATATCTGACGCGTAAATGAAGCTACAGATGTTTTGCCACTTGTACCGGTAACAGCCACAACCGTCTCGGGTTGTTTTCCGAAGAAACGTGCTGCAATGAGTGCCAATTGATGACGTGCATCCGCTACACGTAAAATTGGAACATTGCCGTTAGTCAATTTGAAATCATGGTCGGTGAGTATTGCAACGGCGCCCCGTTTTGCTGCGTCTTCCGCATAAACGCCGCCATCGCCTTTATTCCCTTTGAGAGCGACAAAGAGAAAACCGGGCAAAACTTTTCTGGAATCGGCGGTCACGCCCTTAATTTCAACGGACGGCACTATTGTTTTCTGGTGAACACCGCTTATCAGTTGATCAAGTTTCATGCGTTATCCCCTTTTCCACTAGTCATTAAACGACGTTTCAGGCAATTTTTGATTGCCGGAAGACGCAAGTACAGGAGCATATTCTTCTTTAAAGTCCGGTCTTACGCCCAAAAACGTTGCTGACCTGCGAATAATTTCTGCGACCATCGGAGCCGCGTTAAAACCCGCTGTAGCCCCGAATTTTCCTTCTTCTGCCTTGGGTTCGTCAATAATTGTCAAAACAACATATTGCGGGTCATCAATCGGGAATGACGCAAGAAAAGCATTAAACCGTTTGTTTTTCGAATATTTGCCATTTTCGACTTTTTCGGCAGTACCGGTTTTTCCGCCAACGCGATAACCTTCAACCTTGGCTCTGCGCCCAGAACCGATATCTCCATTCAATTTATAAAGATAACGCATATCGCGGCTCGTTTCCGGTGCAACAACTTGTTTGGAATGTTCTTCTGCTTCTTCGGCCGTGCGTTTCAAAAATGTCGGTTCGATGAGCCTGCCACCATTCATCAAAGCACTGGCACCGACTGCCGTTTGCAATGGCGTTGTCATCATACCATGGCCGAACGCAATGGTCATGGAATTGACGGTCTTCCAGCGCCTCGGCTCGACCGGACGGGCAACTTCCGGAAGTTCTGTCGTCATACGGTCAAGAAGTCCCATTCTTTTTAAAAATTCGCGGTGCCCGTCAATGCCGATTGTCAGCGCTTCTTTTGCCGAACCTATGTTGGAAGAAAAGATGAAAATTTCCCATGCTGTCAACGGGCGATATTTGCCGTGGAAGTCACGGATGAAATGTCCGCGTCCTGCGGCGAGCGGCTTTGACGCGTCAATCACGCTATTCAACTGGAATTTTCCCGAATCAAGCGCCATTGCGGTGGTAAAACTTTTAATCGTTGACCCCATTTCGAAAGTACCGGCTGTCATCCGGTTAAGGCGATCTTTCTTAAGTGCATCGACCGGATTATTGGGATCAAAATCGGGCATGGAAGCCATGGCAAGCACTTCACCGGTGTGAATATTGATAACCACCGCACCGGCGGCAATTGCCTGATATCTTTGCATGGCGTCTGCCAATACATCACGCATAATGGCCTGAACACGAATATCGATTGAAAGTTTTACCGGTTCAAGTGACGTTTCGTCAGCAAGGCCTGCCGCACGCAAATCGCTTAAACCCGCATTGTCGATATATTTTTCCATTCCCGCCGTACCCTGATTGTCGACATTGACCATGCCGAGAATATGGGAAGCGGTTGGCCCACCCGGATAGAAGCGGCGCACTTCTGTGCGAAAACCGACGCCCGGAATACCAAGCGCCATAATCTGCTCTTTCTGGCTTGGAGTGAGCCCGCGCTGAATCCACGCAAAACCGGTTTTCTTTTTAAGTTTTTTATAGGTTTCCTGCCAATCAAGATTGGGTAGAACCGTTGAAATCAATTCGATTGTTTCATCCACATCAATGATGCGACGCGGTTCGGCAAAAAGCGAATAGGTTTTCAAATCGGTTGCAAGAAGCCGCCCGTTACGATCAAGAATATCGGGACGGGCTGCCGATTGCTCGACCGCAGGGCCGGATGCTTCTTCAATCTCGCCGCCTTTGATACCAAAATAGATAAGTCGGGCAAAAATCACCGCATAAACGCACAGGAAACAGCTCACCACCACCATGAGGCGGCGGCGGGTTCTGCGTGAACGATATTCGGCCTTTTGCAACTCTTCATAACGATTGAGAGGTGCCTTTGGTTTACGCTTCAAAAAAGGAATAAACTTCATGGCCGGACGCTTCCTGTTGCGATATTGTCGATATTCGCGTTGCCATTGCGGGCAAGTAGCGAATTCTTTTCTTCAAGCTCGTCATCCTTGATGAGATTTTCGATCTGGTCGGGCAGACGTTCCGGTATATCCTGCAATTTGATAATCTGGCGGGCGTCGGTTACCTGCAATCCGAGTTGGTCCTGATAACGGGTGACCAATACCTGCATACGTTCCGGTTCGATCATCATTGCCCATTCGGCATGCAAGAGATTGATGGTATTTTTTTCCGCAACAATTTGTCGTTCGATACGCTGGACTTCGCCAATACGTTTCAGTGCATCGTACTTCACCTTATAGGTGATACCGGCTGCACAAATCATAATGGCCACCAAAATCATATCAAATGTACGAAAAACTGTCATTTTCTATTACCATCATTTCGGGCATCAAATCGGGCTAGTTCAGGAAGACCGAATATTGATTTATCAAGAGGTGCTATGTCGGCATCCGTGCGAATACCGAAGCGGAAACGCGCAGAGCGTGAACGGGGATTGGCTTCAAGCTCCGCTTCATCTGCGGTAATTCCGCTTTTAACTTTAAGGGTGAATGTCGGCTTTTCTGTTTCTTGAACCGGCAGATAGCGCGATTGCGCGGCAGCTTTTGACCGGAGAGCAAAAAACTTTTTGACCATGCGGTCTTCAAGTGAATGGAAGGTTACAACACCAAGCCGCCCGCCGGGTTTCAAAACCGCTTCGCCAGCTTCAAGCGCTTTGGCCAATTCCTGAAGCTCGTCATTAACGTAAATGCGCAAGGCCTGAAAAATTCTTGTTGCCGGATGGATATGATCGCCGGGTTTGCGCCCGACCAATGTTTCGACAGCGTCTGCAAGGTCGGAGGTGCGTAAAAACGGTTTTTTCTCGCGCCTCTCAACAATCATCCTGGCAATACGTGCCGCATGGCGCTCTTCGCCGAGAAGACCGAAAATGCGCGTAAGGTCATTCACCTTCATGGTGTTCACAACATCGGCTGCACTGAAACCTTTTTCCGACATACGCATGTCAAGCGGCCCGTCTTTCTGGAACGAGAAACCGCGCTCTGGCTCATCAATCTGCATGGAGGAAACGCCAATGTCGAGAATAACACCGTCGACTTTATCATCTGTCACGTTGCCAAGATTGGAAAATTCTGTATGAACTAGCTTCAATCGTGGGCGATATTCTTCAACCAGAGCCTCGCCGTCACGGATTGCTTCCGGATCGCGATCAAGTGCAATGACATTGGCACCTTTATCTAGCAGTGCACGCGAATAGCCACCTGCACCAAAGGTACCGTCGATAATTGTTTTACCGGCGCAAGCATCCATTCCCGCAAGAACAGGTGCGAGTAAAACAGGGATATGACGTTTAAAATCGGTATCCTTAACAGTTGGCATCGTTATCTTTTAACAGCACGTTTAAAAATTGATTGGCGCATTCTGACCTTTCAATCGGTCAAAATGCGTCAATCTTCTTTATCGCACAGTTATGCTTAACGAAGTGTTAGGATTGAACCCGTCATTCACGAAATTTCCGGTATTAAACCGAATGTCATGAAGAGCAGGACAAAATTCAGTATCAAAACAACAATTGCCGAAAGAATGGCAACAATCTGGGTAACAATTCCATTGGCAAATTGCCCCATAATGACCTTGCGGCCACTAAAATAGAGAAGCGCAATCATGGGGACAGGCAGCGAGATTGAAAGAATAACCTGACTGACAACCAGCGCTTCGGTCGAGTTGACACCAAGTGCTACAACGATAAAGGCAGGAATTATCGTAACCAAACGGCGAACCCATATCGGTATATAGAAGCCGACAAATCCTTGCATAACCATTTGTCCGGCCATAGTGCCAACAACCGAACTTGAAATACCCGAAACAATCAGCGAAACAAGGAAAACACCTGCTGCACCGATACCGAGAAGCGGCGTCAATGTGTAATAGGCCTGATCAATTTCGGCAATGTCGTTATGCGTACCATGAAATGTACTTGCCGCCATAATAACCATGGCCATATTGACCATGCCTGCAATAGCAAGAGCAACAATAACTTCGCGGTTGGAATAGCGCACAAGCTGGCGACGATCCTTATCACTCTGGACTTTGGCACGTGCCTGTGTCAGGCCGGAGTGGAGGTAAAGCGCATGCGGCATAACGGTCGCACCGATAATACCGACGGAAATCAACAAAGCGTTGGCATCAGGCATTTCCGGTGTGAAAAGATGCAAACCCGCAGCTTCCCAATCAACCGGCGCTATCACCATTTCGATAAGGTAACAAATACCGATAATCGAAACCAGAATACCGATCAGAATTTCTGTCGGGCGGAAACCGCGGCTATCAATCATCAGAAGCGCATAGGTAATGATTGCGGTAATAATCATACCGACGATGAGCGGCAAATTGAATAACAAGGCAAGACCGATAGCACCGCCGAGGAATTCGGCAAGGTCGGTTGCCATAGCAGCGATTTCACTGATAATCCACATTGCCACGACAACAGGCTTTGATAGATTGTCGCGACAAAGCTCGGCAAGGTTGCGGCCGGTTACAATGCCGACTTTGGCCGACAGTGCCTGAAACAGCATGGCAATAAGATTGGCGAGCAACACCACCCACAACAACGTGTAGCCATAGCCCGATCCGGCCTGAATATTGGTCGCAAAATTACCGGGATCCATATAGGCGATTGAGGCGATAACGGCAGGCCCAACCATGAGAAGAAATGTACGTCCGCCCTTTCGCTTGCCGGCAAGCATTGCAGAAATGCCTTCCGACGTCCGTTCGGTGAGCGAGGACTTACGGGAGAATTTATCATCTTGAAGAGACATGCAACAAAACTTTCTAATTGCGAATGCTTTGCATTAGCTCTAACGATCTATCCCGTCAATCGGGGTCATATAAAAATATTTGTGAATTTCACTCGAGTAAATAGCGGAGTAATGAAAAATGTCAGTTGGTCTGTAAGCCGGGTTCTGTATGGCGAAATTTGATTAAAAATTCCGCGTGACAGCCATTCATCTGGTACGGATGTTACCACCCGTCTCGTGCAACCTACCCGAATGACAGGCCCGGAAATCGGCTGCAAGCAAAGCCTGCGTGTCATTCCTATTCGGTCTTGCTCCCGGTGGGGTTTACCTTGCCACATCCATTACTGGATGCGCGGTGGGCTCTTACCCCGCCTTTTCACCCTTACCTGCATGAACAGGCGGTATATTTCTGTGGCACTTTCCCTGAGGTCACCCTCG is a window encoding:
- a CDS encoding UDP-N-acetylmuramoyl-L-alanyl-D-glutamate--2,6-diaminopimelate ligase: MKLDQLISGVHQKTIVPSVEIKGVTADSRKVLPGFLFVALKGNKGDGGVYAEDAAKRGAVAILTDHDFKLTNGNVPILRVADARHQLALIAARFFGKQPETVVAVTGTSGKTSVASFTRQIWKDAGFAAATIGTIGVITPTKNEYGSLTTPDPVRLQQILAELVDEGVTHVAMEASSHGIDQRRLDGVHLAAAAFTNLGRDHMDYHPTVEDYFRAKMRLFDTLLPKDAPAVIFADDKFSEAAIEHVKRSKRRVLTVGRKGDFIKLRHIEHQRSRQFVDCVVDNEVFEFTLPLAGDFQVSNALVAAGLTLATGVSAAAVFRALERLQGAPGRLELVGTTKDKAAIYVDYAHKPEALEQVLLAVKAFTTGRVVVVFGCGGDRDKGKRPIMGKIATKYADIVIVTDDNPRTENAAEIRKEIMAAASGAKEIGDRREAIRYAISLLKSGDTLVVAGKGHEKGQIIGTEVHPFSDHQEITEALEGQHK
- a CDS encoding penicillin-binding protein 2; translation: MKFIPFLKRKPKAPLNRYEELQKAEYRSRRTRRRLMVVVSCFLCVYAVIFARLIYFGIKGGEIEEASGPAVEQSAARPDILDRNGRLLATDLKTYSLFAEPRRIIDVDETIELISTVLPNLDWQETYKKLKKKTGFAWIQRGLTPSQKEQIMALGIPGVGFRTEVRRFYPGGPTASHILGMVNVDNQGTAGMEKYIDNAGLSDLRAAGLADETSLEPVKLSIDIRVQAIMRDVLADAMQRYQAIAAGAVVINIHTGEVLAMASMPDFDPNNPVDALKKDRLNRMTAGTFEMGSTIKSFTTAMALDSGKFQLNSVIDASKPLAAGRGHFIRDFHGKYRPLTAWEIFIFSSNIGSAKEALTIGIDGHREFLKRMGLLDRMTTELPEVARPVEPRRWKTVNSMTIAFGHGMMTTPLQTAVGASALMNGGRLIEPTFLKRTAEEAEEHSKQVVAPETSRDMRYLYKLNGDIGSGRRAKVEGYRVGGKTGTAEKVENGKYSKNKRFNAFLASFPIDDPQYVVLTIIDEPKAEEGKFGATAGFNAAPMVAEIIRRSATFLGVRPDFKEEYAPVLASSGNQKLPETSFND
- the rsmH gene encoding 16S rRNA (cytosine(1402)-N(4))-methyltransferase RsmH, with protein sequence MPTVKDTDFKRHIPVLLAPVLAGMDACAGKTIIDGTFGAGGYSRALLDKGANVIALDRDPEAIRDGEALVEEYRPRLKLVHTEFSNLGNVTDDKVDGVILDIGVSSMQIDEPERGFSFQKDGPLDMRMSEKGFSAADVVNTMKVNDLTRIFGLLGEERHAARIARMIVERREKKPFLRTSDLADAVETLVGRKPGDHIHPATRIFQALRIYVNDELQELAKALEAGEAVLKPGGRLGVVTFHSLEDRMVKKFFALRSKAAAQSRYLPVQETEKPTFTLKVKSGITADEAELEANPRSRSARFRFGIRTDADIAPLDKSIFGLPELARFDARNDGNRK
- a CDS encoding Nramp family divalent metal transporter codes for the protein MSLQDDKFSRKSSLTERTSEGISAMLAGKRKGGRTFLLMVGPAVIASIAYMDPGNFATNIQAGSGYGYTLLWVVLLANLIAMLFQALSAKVGIVTGRNLAELCRDNLSKPVVVAMWIISEIAAMATDLAEFLGGAIGLALLFNLPLIVGMIITAIITYALLMIDSRGFRPTEILIGILVSIIGICYLIEMVIAPVDWEAAGLHLFTPEMPDANALLISVGIIGATVMPHALYLHSGLTQARAKVQSDKDRRQLVRYSNREVIVALAIAGMVNMAMVIMAASTFHGTHNDIAEIDQAYYTLTPLLGIGAAGVFLVSLIVSGISSSVVGTMAGQMVMQGFVGFYIPIWVRRLVTIIPAFIVVALGVNSTEALVVSQVILSISLPVPMIALLYFSGRKVIMGQFANGIVTQIVAILSAIVVLILNFVLLFMTFGLIPEIS